A single region of the Camelus dromedarius isolate mCamDro1 chromosome 21, mCamDro1.pat, whole genome shotgun sequence genome encodes:
- the TRMT1L gene encoding TRMT1-like protein, translating into MENMAEEELLPQEKEEEEVAQVQVPTPAPDSAPVPAPAPDSAPASAPTPALDSAPAPAPALAQASALSPSLASAPDEAESKRHISIQRQLADLEKLAFVTEGDFDSASSLNSDNLDAGNKQACPLCPKEKFRACNSHKLHRHLQNLHWKVSVEFEGYRMCICHLPCRPVKPNIIGEQISSKMGAHYHCIICSATITRRTDMLGHVRRHVNKGETKSKYTAASAAKPPHEILKEADTDVQVCPNYSVPQKTDSYFNPKMKLNRQLIFCTLAALAKERKPLECLDAFGATGIMGLQWAKHLGNAVKVTINDLNENSVTLIQENCHLNKLKVVVDSKEKEESDDILEEGEENPGNIKVTKMDANVLMHLRSFDFIHLDPFGTSVNYLDSAFRNIRNLGIVSVTSTDISSLYAKAQHVARRHYGCNIVRTEYYKELAARIVVAAVARAAARCNKGIEVLFAVALEHFVLVVVRVLRGPTSADETAKKIQYLIHCQWCEERIFQKDGNMVEENPYRQLPCNCHGSMPGKTAIELGPLWSSSLFNTGFLKRMLCESVHHGLDDIQTLIKTLIFESECTPQSQFSVHVPSNLNKQEEYGVFIKTTDDTTADNYTAQAKRKSNETIINLAKKQKTDVNTEHPPFYYNIHRHSIKGMNMPKLKKFLCYLSQAGFRVSRTHFDPMGVRTDAPLMQFKSILLKYSTPTYTGGQSEGHVQPASEDTVADRVEMSANDKAEASGCRRW; encoded by the exons ATGGAGAATATGGCGGAGGAGGAGCTGCTGCcccaggagaaggaggaggaggaggtggcccaGGTCCAGGTCCCGACCCCGGCCCCGGACTCGGCTCCGGTCCCAGCTCCGGCCCCGGATTCGGCTCCTGCCTCCGCCCCGACCCCGGCCCTGGACtcggctccagccccagcccctgccctggcccaggcTTCGGCCCTATCCCCGTCCCTAGCCTCTGCCCCTGACGAGGCTGAAAGCA agagACACATCTCAATTCAAAGGCAGCTTGCTGATCTAGAGAAGTTAGCTTTCGTAACTGAAGGAGATTTTGACTCTGCCTCTTCATTGAACTCAGATAATCTTGATGCAG gaaACAAACAAGCTTGTCCGTTGTGCCCCAAGGAAAAATTCAGAGCTTGTAATAGCCATAAACTTCATCGTCACCTTCAAAATTTACACTGGAAAGTCTCAGTTGAATTTGAAG GTTACAGGATGTGCATCTGTCACTTACCTTGTCGACCAGTGAAACCAAACATTATTGGAGAACAG ATATCCAGTAAAATGGGCGCCCATTATCATTGTATCATTTGTTCAGCAACTATCACCCGAAGAACAGATATGCTAGGACATGTTAGGCGCCATGTCAATAAAGGGGAGACTAAATCCAAGTATACTGCTG cttcTGCTGCTAAACCACCTCATGAAATTTtgaaagaagcagacacagatgTACAAGTTTGCCCCAACTATTCTGTACCTCAGAAAACAGATTCCTATTTTAATCCCAAAATGAAGCTAAATCG GCAGCTAATATTCTGCACTCTGGCTGCTTTGGCTAAGGAACGGAAACCTTTGGAATGTCTAGATGCCTTTGGAGCTACTG GGATAATGGGATTACAATGGGCAAAACATCTTGGAAATGCAGTCAAGGTTACAATaaatgatttgaatgaaaactcTGTGACATTAATTCAGGAGAACTGCCATTTAAACAAATTGAAAGTTGTGGTGGAcagtaaagaaaaggaagagagtgaTGATATTCttgaagaaggagaggaaaaccCTGGTAATATTAAGGTGACCAAAATGGATGCCAATGTACTGATGCATTTGAGATCTTTTGATTTCAt ACACCTCGACCCTTTTGGAACATCAGTGAACTATCTAGATTCTGCATTCAGGAATATAAGAAACCTTGGCATAGTGTCGGTGACTTCTACAGATATCAGTTCTTTATATGCCAAGGCACAACATGTTGCCCGGCGTCACTATGGCTGTAACATTGTTCGAACTGAATATTACAAGGAACTAGCAGCCAGAATTGTTGTAGCTGCAGTGGCAAG agCTGCAGCTCGGTGTAACAAAGGCATAGAAGTACTGTTTGCAGTGGCTCTAGAACATTTTGTGTTGGTTGTTGTGAGAGTTTTGAGAGGACCCACTTCTGCAGATGAAACAGCCAAGAAGATTCAGTACCTAATCCACTGTCAGTGGTGTGAAGAGAGAATTTTTCAGAAGGATGGTAATATGGTAGAAG AAAACCCATATAGACAGCTACCCTGTAACTGTCATGGAAGCATGCCTGGAAAGACAGCAATAGAGCTTGGACCTCTATG gTCAAGTTCCCTTTTCAATACAGGATTCCTCAAAAGAATGCTATGTGAATCTGTTCACCATGGTTTAGATGACATTCAGACCCTAATAAAGACTTTAATCTTTGAGTCAGAGTGTACTCCTCAAAGTCAGTTTTCAGTCCATGTACCTTCAaatctcaacaagcaag aagaatatGGTGTATTTATTAAAACAACAGATGATACCACAGCAGATAATTACACTGCACAAG CAAAGAGGAAAAGTAATGAAACAATCATAAATTTAGCCAAGAAGCAAAAGACTGATGTCAATACTGAACATCCTCCCTTTTACTACAACATCCATAGACACAGCATTAAAGGAATGAATATGCCAAA GTTAAAAAAGTTTTTGTGCTATCTTTCTCAAGCAGGCTTTCGAGTCAGCCGAACTCATTTTGACCCAATGGGTGTTCGTACAGATGCACCTCTGATGCAGTTTAAATCTATCCTTTTAAAATACAGCACTCCCACCTACACTGGAGGACAGTCAGAGGGCCACGTCCAGCCAGCATCCGAAGATACAGTAGCTGACAGGGTCGAAATGTCAGCGAATGACAAAGCAGAAGCAAGTGGTTGCAGAAGATGGTAA